The genomic DNA CCCGAGGTGGGTCTGGGGCGGGGGTGCGGGGGGCGCGGCTCAGACAGGGCCTTGCGATGGGTTGGATCTTTTCGCAGCGCGCGAGGCTGGTGCGTCCGCGTATAGATGGGCTGGGTCGCGCATCGTTAACGCGGACTGTCGATGGGCGGGATCGGTCACGCCTCGCGCGCTACGACGGCCCTGATTCGCCGCTCCCCCCGCACCCCCGCCCCCGCTCCGCTGGGCGCGGATCCCCGCTTTCCTTTTGCGCGATGGACCTATGGGGCCGGTCTGGCGTAGGCCTTGTGCCATTGTCGCCCGCGGGTCGATTGCCTTCGCCGGGTTTTAGCCGCCGAGGCTGGATCGAAGGGGTGGGTCGCGGTGCGGAGGACGGGCCGTGCCGGTGCGGGGGGCGGCGAATCGAGGCGGAGCGAGGAGCGGGAATGGGGATCGATACCAGGGAGTCGAAAGCCCGCGCTCTTCAAATGCGCGGGCGCCCCCATTCCCGCTCCTCGCAACGACCCACTGCGGTAATTAGCCTCGTCTGCGCCGCACCCCGCACCGGCACGGACCGGGACCCACAAAGCAGACTCACCCCTTCAGATCAAGCAATCCCGAAGGCCGCACGCTTCCAGGCGAAGACAAAGCCGGCGCGTCTGCGGGAAGCATTTCGTAGCTCCACGAGGAGACCTTGAAGTCGAGCAGGGCCAGGGATTTCTCGAGCTCGGGCAGGGAGCGCGTGAGGAGGTCGCGGACGTCGGTGAATTGATTCTTGAAATCCAGGCGCGCGCCTTGGGGTTCCCAGGAAACCCCCACGTTCACGCGGCCCATATGCTTGGCCTGGGTCTCCACCTTCACTTGCAACGGCCCTTTGGGGCCCTTGCGGCCTCGCCCGTCCTTGCCGCCGTCATCGCGGCGCCAGGTCACTTGCAAGTTACGCCATTCCTGGCCCTGGTAATAGAAGAACTGCGTAGGCTGGCCTTCCGGGATGGGAGCCTCTTGCGGCAGCGACGAGGCGACCGCTTGGAGCAGGAATTTGGCGACCTCGTGTTCCTTGCCGGTCGTCGTCGCGGGGTCCTTGGCCAGGGACAGCAAATCCGCGGACCGGAAGGCTTCGGGCAAAAGCTTGCGAAGCCAAGCGACGGAGGCTTCCGGGCTTTCGCCCGCTTCCTTGGCCGCGGCCAGGAGAGTGCCGACGGTCTCCGAGGCGGCGGCAGGATCCGTCCCCGCGCGGAGTCGCAGGAGGGTTTCGGGACGAAGCAACGCGCTTTCTTCGTTCGGCTTCACGTCCTTCATCAGCTTAAGGAAGGCGCGGGGATCCCTCACGGCATCGCCCCAAGCCTTGGCTTGCCCGACCGGATCTTGCTTATCGCGGGGAAAGGAAACGAAAAGCTTGAGGAGATCATCCATCTGTTCTTGCTTGGGAATGGCGGCCGGTTGCCCGGGCGCGGGGGAAGCCAGCAACCCGCTCTGCGACAATACCGCGCCGAAATCCTGCACCAGTTTGCCGTAGTAGGGCTCCTGCTTGAATTCCTGCAAGTACCGCGAGGCCAGCAGCATCCCTTGGCGCATCCCGGGATCGGCGGCCTTCAAGGCATCGCGCAAACCGGCAGGTAAAGTTTGCGCCGGATCCGAAAAGCGCACCTGCAAGCGGCCAGCCTGCCGTTCCAGGGTGAAGTCGGAGAATTCGCCCGGCTCCAGCGCTTGCGGCGAGAATGCCTCCAAGGTATTCCCGCCCATGTCCAGGGCGTAACGGAACATCGGTTGACGAACGCCCGGAGCTCCGGTCGGGGCGGCTGTTCCGGCTGCGGGCAGGCCGGATGCTGCGGTTCCGGGCGTTCCGGCCGCACGCGGCGATCCAGACGATCCAGGGGAAGCGTAACTTCCGCGATCCGCGGCGAGGAGGATGCCATCGGCGGGCCGGCGCTCGGCGATGCGTCCGAACCAAGGCGCATGGCCCTCCCCGGCTTCGGCGGGCAAGAACGCGTCGGTCTTCCGGGCCGCAGGCGCTTGGGCCGGGGCCGACTCGTCTCCGGCAGGTCGGGTCAGGGGACGGAGCAATTCGGACATGGCCGTCTTGGAGGCGGGATCTCCCGGCGAAGCCTCGAGGGAGTCGAGCAAGGCCGAGGCCATTTCGGGATCAATCCCCGCCAGCGATTGGGCCAGGAATTCCTTGCCGCCTTCCTGGTCCATGGCTTGCAGCATCAGTTGGGGGAGGGTGAGGCCGGCAAATGCGCTGGGGGCGGGCGCCGCAGGGGTTCCGCCCGGAGCCGTGGGCCGGTTCCTGCCGCCCATCCAATTCACCAACTGCGCTTCGAAGGCCCGCAGATCCTTCAGGGCATCCAGGTTGCGGGGTAACGTGTAGCTTACCCCCTCCAAATCCCCCTGCCCTGCGGCCGCCGCTTGGCCCTTCGCGATCACCACCTCGCCGTTGCCGGGAAAGGACAGACGGACCTTGTCCCCCACCTGGAAATCCCCATCGGCCTTCAAACGCATGCGGCCCTGGGGGTATTGGATCTCGACGGTCTGGGCGCCCTCCTCACGCTTAACCCCCACCACGGTTCCCGCGAAAACCGGAGTTCCACCGGATCCACGATCCGAACCGGAAGGGCCTTTGAGCGGGGATGATAAGGATGCGCCGGAAGTATCCATAAGGGGGCATTGTATTATACGGTTGCGTGAGGGCAAACCTTGAACGCGCGACGAAGCCGTTACGGGGAGGGTTTGGGTTCTTTGGGGCGATGCGAAGATTGGGGTCGGTGCGTCGGGGTGGGCGGGCGCCTGGCTCAGACGAGGCCTGGTGTTGCGTTGGGTCGCCCGGCACCCCGTGCCGCGCAACGGTCGCGAATCCAGGGACTGGTCTTAAAGCGGAATCGCGACCTATCGATGGTGGGATCCGAATGCGCGGCACGGGATGCCGACGGCCTCGATTCGCCAGTCGCCCGCCCACCCCACCGCCCCGTCGCCACCCTCGGATTCGCCGCCCACGACCTCCCCCCTCGCGCCCTCTTGATCGCGGCGGGTGCGGAATGAGCGGCGTCGGAAAACGCGGCCCTCACCCAACGATTGACCTTTTTTCCAAGATCCGCGACCGAACATTGTTCCAAAGGCGAACCTTGCCGGGGGTAAGCTTTCCCGATTTAGCCGAGCCTCGCCTCGACAGCCAAGCGTTACCGCATGCGCCAAACCCCGTCGCAGAAACCCTTCTCACCCCCCCGGTTCGCAAGAGCAGCGTGGATCCCGCGCCGGGCGGGTGTGCGCGGGGCGGCCAGTCAACGCGGGCAGCCGGGCTTCCCGGCGCATCGCAACCTTAAGCAGACTGCCTGCGACGATAGCGTATTTGAAGCGGAGTTTTCGCGGGCGCGCGCCAGGAAGCCCGGCTGATCGACCCATCCCGTCCACTAGCGTTGTCCGCCGCCGCACCGCGCACACCTGCCCGGAGCGGGACCCCTGCTGATCAGCCCTTCTCGCGCCGCATCCGGATAATCACTTCCACCTGATCCTGCGAAATCCGCAGGCGGCGGGATATTTCCGAGGAGGTCATCCCCTTGCGCGCCAGCTTCAGCACTTCGTCCTTGCGCCGCTCCACCCGTTCCACCTCGGTGGTGGGCGGCATCACGCCCAGGGTAGCGTCCGTGTTACCTGAGGCGTCCTCGTCTTCCATGGACAATCCGCCCGGCGGAGGCGTATCGGGAGATTCTCCCCAGCCCGGCCCTACTTGGAACAAGTGGGTCTCGCGTCCGTCGCCTTGGGCGGGCGGATGCTCCTTGGGGATCAAAGGCAGGGCCTGGGTTTCCGGTTCCTTCGAGCGAAAGCCGGCGCCCTTGCTGGGCGTTCCGGGGAGCGGGAGCAGATCGGTCGGGGGCGGCTCGGCCATCGGTCCCGGATCCGGTCGGGATATCCGCGCCACCTTTTTCACGGCGTCCTGGAATTCGGAAAGAGCGCGCGCATGGGCTTCGGAGGGGGCCGGCGCCGGGCGAGGGGATTTACCGGCCCGTGCGCGGGGCGCTCGACAACGGTTGCGCCCGCTCAGGAAACCAGCCAAGCCGCAAAGGAGGATCGCCGCCGCCGCCCCGGGCCCGTCCCAGTAACGCAGGGAATACGTCCAACTCAGGAACCCGGGTCCGCTGGGCTGCGCGTGGATGCGGGCCATCTCGCCGACGCGCGTGCGCCAGGCTTTATAGTCCCGCCAGACGCGCGCCTGCTCGGCGCGCAAGGAATCGGCTTCGGGTCCCTGGAGCGCGATGCGGGCGTCCGCCTGATTCAGCCATTCCTGGTAGGTATCCAGGCGGGAGCGGGCCTCGGCCAGGGCGGGGTCGGCGGAGAAATAAAGCACCTGCCGCAGCGGCGATGCATACAATCCCGCCAAGACGGCCAGACCTAAGCCTAAGCCGGCCAGCGCACCTAGGAAGATGGGCTTGACGCTCTGCATACGGGATCGGGCTAATACTAACAATAATCCCCTCCCCGGCTCCAGCTTGCACATTCCCCCGGCCAGGGCTATCTTCAGGGCCATCCATGGCCAAAATCGTCATCCGCTTCCAGAATCAGATCCTGGGCGAGACCCATTTGCGGCCGGGATTCAACACCATCGGCCGCCTGCCCGCCCACCCCATCTGCATCGAGAACCTGGGCATTTCCCGCAACCATGCCTTCATCCTGGGCGACATCGACGGGAAAATCTTCATCCTTGAGGATCTGCGCAGCCTCAACGGCACCTATCTCAACAAGAAGCGCGTCCACAAATGCATGCTGAAAGCCAACGACGTCATAACCATCGGTCAGCACGCGCTGGAATTCGTCGTCGAGGCGCAAAAGACGCAAGAACCGCCCATGGCCTATGCCGAATCCAAGTCGCCGGAACCCTGGCTCGAAGCCGCAGGGACGGAGGATGCCATCCCCTTGGTCAAGGAGACCACCTACTTCGGCAACAGCAGCAGCGATGACATCCATATCCCCGGCCTGATGATCGGAAAGCAATTCGCGAGCATCGATCGCAAGGGTACGGTCTGGGTCATCAACCTTTTGGTGAAACGCTTTTCCCACATCAAGGTGAACGGCGAAGAGGTGACCTCGGCGCGCCTCAAGGACGGGGACGCCATCGAGGTGGGTGGCGTCACCTTCACTTTCCGCCTGCCAGCTTAGCTGGCCGCCGGCATAGCCGGCCGCACGCCTAAGCCTCCGCGCGCATCGCGGTCGCGCAGGCGAAAGCCTGGATCCCCAAGCCCTTCCCGAAATCGGTAAGCCCTTCCCCGGAAGTCGCCGTGATCCCCACGTCCTCCGCGGCCAGCCCCAGCAAATCGGCCACCTTGGCCGTCATGGACGCCAGCACGGGCAGGATCTTGGGCCTACGACACTCCAAGGTTACGGAAACATGCGTGAGACGGTAGGCGATGCTCGCGAGATCCTCCAGGGCGCGCTCCAGGTAAACGGCGCTATCGGTAATCCCCGCCCGGCACAGCTTGTCCGCCACCGGTCCCAGAATGGGCTTTCCGGTGATCCCCGAGATGGCGTTGGTGATCGCGTGCAGCACCACGTCCGAATCGCTATTGCCTTCCAGCGCGAAATCCTCGCTGAGGATCACGCCGCCCAACACCAGGGCCTTGCCCGCGGCGGGTTCTTGGATGCGATGGCTGTCCTGCCCGATGCCGACCTTGAACATGCGTTTCCCCGATCTCCCCGGCTATCCCTGCCCGCTCAGCCGCCGCATCAGTCCGGCAAGGCTTCCCCGGATCCCAAGCGGGACGCCATCCAGCGGGCCCACTCCAGGTCGGCGGCTCCCGTAATCTTGCGATTGACGTCCGACCCGGCCACCCAGCGCACCGGGTAACCCGCCTGTTCCGCCATCATGGCTTCGTCGGTCGGGATGTCGCCCGACCAGATACGCCCATAAACCATCTCCAGCACCTGGCGCGGGAACACCTGCGGAGTCTGCACCAGAACGAGGCCGCGCCGATCCAGGGTACGCGTCACCCGATCCTCGTCCACCTGCTTCACGGTATCCGGCGAGTGTACGGCGGCGATGGCGCATGTGCCCGGACCCACCCCCTCCAGGCAGCGGCGGATGACCGCCGCCGAAACGAAAGGCCGCGCCACATCGTGGATCAAGGCATAGGGCAGTTTGGGATCGAGGAACTGGAATGCGTTGCGCACCGAGACCCAACGCTCCGGGCCGCCCTCCACCAGGCGCAGCTTGGGATGGGAAGCCGCCAAGGCCGCGAAGTCGGCCAGCTTTTCCTTCGGAAGCGCCAGCACGATGGACTTCACGCAGACCAGCGCGTGGAAGGCCTCCAGGGCATAGACCAACATGGGCTTGCCCGCCGCCAAGGGCAGGAACTGCTTGGGCTCGGAGGCGCCGGCCCGCAAGCCTTTGCCTCCCGCCGGCAGTATCACGCCGACCGGCGGCAAATCGATGCCCAGATCGGCGTCCGCGCTTCCTACCAAGTCCGGCCTTCCCTTAAATCTTCACCGGGCTCTTTTTGCCCAGCAGCAAGGCGCGCATCTTCATCGGCAGCCCCAAGCATTTGATGAAGCCGGTCGCGTCCTGCTGGTTATAAGTGTCTACGTCCGAGAAGCCGCCCAATCCCGGATCGTACAGGGAGAAGGGGCTATCCATCTTGGCCAACATGGCATTGCCCTTGTATAGCTTCAGGGTCACCTTGCCCGTCACCACTTCCTGCGTCTTATCGATGAAGGCGTCCAGCGATTGGCGCAAGGGCGTGAACCAGAAGCCGTCATATACCAGCTGGGCGTACTTCTGCCCGATGGACTGCTTGTAAAGCAAGGTATCGCGATCGAGGGTCAGCTGCTCCAGGAACTCGTGGGCGCGATACAGC from Fibrobacterota bacterium includes the following:
- a CDS encoding 2-C-methyl-D-erythritol 2,4-cyclodiphosphate synthase is translated as MFKVGIGQDSHRIQEPAAGKALVLGGVILSEDFALEGNSDSDVVLHAITNAISGITGKPILGPVADKLCRAGITDSAVYLERALEDLASIAYRLTHVSVTLECRRPKILPVLASMTAKVADLLGLAAEDVGITATSGEGLTDFGKGLGIQAFACATAMRAEA
- the ispD gene encoding 2-C-methyl-D-erythritol 4-phosphate cytidylyltransferase, with translation MVGSADADLGIDLPPVGVILPAGGKGLRAGASEPKQFLPLAAGKPMLVYALEAFHALVCVKSIVLALPKEKLADFAALAASHPKLRLVEGGPERWVSVRNAFQFLDPKLPYALIHDVARPFVSAAVIRRCLEGVGPGTCAIAAVHSPDTVKQVDEDRVTRTLDRRGLVLVQTPQVFPRQVLEMVYGRIWSGDIPTDEAMMAEQAGYPVRWVAGSDVNRKITGAADLEWARWMASRLGSGEALPD
- a CDS encoding FHA domain-containing protein is translated as MAKIVIRFQNQILGETHLRPGFNTIGRLPAHPICIENLGISRNHAFILGDIDGKIFILEDLRSLNGTYLNKKRVHKCMLKANDVITIGQHALEFVVEAQKTQEPPMAYAESKSPEPWLEAAGTEDAIPLVKETTYFGNSSSDDIHIPGLMIGKQFASIDRKGTVWVINLLVKRFSHIKVNGEEVTSARLKDGDAIEVGGVTFTFRLPA